tctgaaatgtagtggagtagaaggagaaagtggcaactcaaataaaaatactgtacttGAGGAAATGTACCTACATTTCCCAACTGGAGGCATATGGAGCCTTTGTTATAGctccattttaaattaaaaggtgTCCTGAGTAGTTGTTAATAAAGAAGGATTTTTAGAAGCAGGTTTTAAAGGAGTTAAATTATATTTGCAAAAACAGTCAATTTACACCTGGAtatatgtgtgttgtatgtttggTTTACAAGATTTTTGTAATCCAAgtctaataactaataattacagtaaaataaaatgtgttttacacacTTGCATGATGTGCCAATGTTTCTGAGTTGTCATGTTGTCTGATTTTTACAGAAGAAGCACGAGGAGGATGGAGGCACCACAGACACAGCCACGTTGCTGTCCAACCACCACGAGAAGGACAGCGGGGTGGGCCGCACAGACGAGAGTACACGAAACGACGAGAGCTCGGAGCAAGAGAACCTCGGGGACGACCACACCACCAACACGCTGGGCAGCTGCAGAAAGCTCACCTACAGCCAGGACACCCTCGGCAGCACCGACCTGCCCTTCAGCAGCGAGTCGTTCATCTCCGCCGACTACACTGACACTGACTTCCTGGGCATCCCGGTGGATGAGTGCGAGCGCTTTAGAGAACTCCTGGAACTGAAGTGCCAGATGCAGAGCGGTGGAGCCCAGGGTCTATACTACCAGGGTGGTGGGGCTGGAGGTCAGGACCAAGAGTGTGTTGACAAAGAGCTGGAGTTGCTCAACGAGGAGCTGCGCACCATCGAGCTGGAGTGCTTGAACATCGTCCGCGCTCACAAGATGCAACAGCTGAGGGAGCAGTGTCGCGAGTCCTGGATGCTCCACAACAGTGGCTTCCGCAACTACAATACCAGCATTGACGCACGTCGCCACGAGCTCTCAGACATCACGGAGCTGCCGGAGAAATCGGACAAGGACAGCTCCAGTGCCTACAACACTGGCGAGAGCTGCCGCAGCACCCCTCTCACGTTGGAGCTGTCTCCAGACAACTCGCTCCGCCGAGGAGCAGAGAATCAGGGTCCGGCTGGTGCGTCCAGCTCCGCCAGCTCCAATGGCAAAACCCTCAAACCTCTCCTGTCCCCCGTCCAGGAAGCCTGTGGCCCCAGTCGGAGCAGAGGCTCCTCCAAGGATCCCGATGGAGCCTTGCAAGCAGAGAGCAAGGAGAGGAAGTCGGGAGAGTCCAGTAAGTCCGGGCGGAGCTTTTCCCAGCCACATTCACCGTACAAGCATGCCCACATCCCGGCTCACGCCCAGCACTACCAGAGCTACATGCAGCTGATCCAGCAGAAATCCGCCGTGGAGTACGCCCAGAGCCAGATGAGTCTGGTCAGCATGTGCCGTGATGCCATCAGCCCCAGTTACCTGGAGCCTAAGATGGAGTGGAAGGTGAAGATCCGCAGCGACGGCACACGCTACATCACCAAGCGGCCTGTCCGGGACAAGCTGCTGAGGGAGCGCGCCCTGCGCATTCACGAGGAGCGCAGCGGTATGACCACAGATGATGACGCCATAAGCGAGCTGAAGATGGGCCGCTACTGGAGcaaggaggagaggaagcagCACGCAGTCCGCGCCAAAGAGCAGAGGCAGCGCCGCGAGTTCATGAAGCAGAGCCGGGCCGATTGTCTGAAGGAGCAGCCCGGCCCAGAGGACAAAAAGGAGCCCAACATCATCGAACTCAGCCAcaaaaagatgatgaaaaagAGAAGTAAGAAAATATTTGACAACTGGATGACCATCCAGGAACTGCTGACCCATGGTACCAAGTCACCAGATGGCACAAGGGTTTACAACTCACTGCTGTCTGTGACCACAGTCTAAGTCCTGGTCTGAGTTCAGGTGGCAGATCACCCGGAGGAGGACGGACTGGAGCGTGATGGACTGTACATAGGACACTACCAGTAGGGGTAAATATTCCTGCCTCGTTCAATGTggcaacattttgtaaatagaaaataaggAAAGCCCTTCCTGGACGAACATTTTCCACCACTGTGGTGACGAGAAGGCCTTTATAATGATGGTTGAACTTGACATGAATGGGACATGGCTATGATGACAattttgaaaacctttttttttccatattctTTCAATAACCTTTTCTACCTTTTGTGCTTGcccatttaaatatttttggaaacacacacacaatgtgtgacTTTTTCAGAGGGTTTGTAAAGTGTGTAAAGACTATGTGCCATACATAAACAGCCAGCATTTACActattttgcattattttgttctTACTATATATCTCTTATGAGTATTTTACTGTTATGCATACTTAGTGCTTTTATGGAAACAATGCTATTTTCCTGCAAGGTAGAACACGTAATCCTTTTCAAAAGGTCtcttgtaaattaaaaaaaataataactttttgtaacaaatccactttttttttggttttaactTCTCTCTAACGGGGCTGATTTCCCAAAGTAAATAACACCAGCGTTGTACCATCCGTTTCATAATGTAATGGACATCATAACATGATATCATTGTGTAAGTACGTATCTTTAGACAAAGATGTTCCTCacattgaaattgaaatgtcaGTTTGTTAAAGCACACATTGTAGTCACTTTTGCTTTTCTTAGGGTTTCATGTATTGGAAAGAAGAAACAGCGTAATAAATCCTTACTTAGCCACACAATTTGATGTCTTGTATGATGagagaaataataaattattgttttatatatgaTGAGCTTTCAAATGTTGTTGgaatttgtcattttgtaagAGTTTGTGGTATCATCAAAATATGGCCAAACAAGGGAAGAAAGAATCTGAGTAAACCCTGCACACAATGTCACaaagtgtattttatatagAGGCTAGTTGGACTTGCGCCGAGGGAAtctaaaacgtttttgtcaaGGAGAAATACTTTCATGTGCAGATGTCTTCACTTGTGTTGGCTAACTTTGCTGGAATTACATGAGATCACCAAACTGCACGAGCCTTTTACAACTGATAAAGATGTaacttctctctctcagagaGATGTCAATCAAGCACATTCTGTATGCACACACGCTGCAGAAGAGGTCTGATCAGGCAAATAGGTAGACACACCCGTGTGGGTGGACAACGGGTGTGTAGGCTCTTCAAGGTCGAGAACAGAAACATGCTTTGCACGTCTTAACATGAGACGGGTGCGATGGAGAGGGACATTGCAAAGAAACTGCCGCACACTGTCTAACATGCAAAGATTTTTAATAGAAATACTTTAATAGCTGGCAACGTTTCAATTATCTGTGCAAGTAAGACAGTGTGCGGGACTCTCTTTGCAACTTTAGGGACTTCAAAGTGAAATTGCTCTGGAATAATACTTTAATCTTCTAACTGGAAATGTGTAGCCCGGATGCCCATAATATTTTAGGTCGGGAAGTTCGTTCTgcacttgatccgttgtggagcaaccatgctcaaaccagagctggtcggaccaatcaaattgtcacgGCGGGCTTAATACAATCATACGAATCAACCGCATCACCAAAGAGCacttgggttgaatttgtttacaacaaagatggctgctgctggagaatTGAGATGTCCAGGTTCTCTTGATTCATCTATGGTGGATTGTGCCATTgcgtctgttatagaagatatcgACAGCACATTCATTTCCAGTGTGCAAGCAGTTGAGCTCTGTAGACAACTATGTGTCGCTCAACAGTACGTCACatactccgttgctctgattggttgtaggtctatccaattgagtgcagaggcattgtCCTTCCTGGTTCGGTTGAAACACACCCCATAttcacagcccaatggagcagtatcagaccACATCAGGCTAGGAAAGGTGTTCCTGTACTCCTTGTGTCATATCATCAATGTCTATTATTTCTTATTGCCTGTATGAATGGGTGAGGATGCATACAGGAAGATTGTACATAATGTAAAACACCACAAAACGTCTTTCCATCCAGTTTTATAAAGCAGTAGCCTACAGTGGGAAGACTTCAATAATCCATCAGAATGTGTGAGAGAAGACCCACAAGGATATCTCTTAGGtttgaaaaataatgttaacaCAGAAGTggcttttctttctgttctttctgCTGCTTGTTTAACATTACCACTATAGAGTTTTACACAGGGTAATAAAACGCccccttttgttgttttgcttaatacatttttaaatataggATATGCATTCTTAATGAAATCACAGCATCAGACGCTTGCCAACTTGTAGTAATGACAGCATGAATCCTGAGGCAAAGAGAAGTGATTGgctgtgtctgtctttcatgTCAGACCCCAAGTAGGGCAACAGCATGTCAGACTAGCATCAACACCAAACAGACCAATCAGCAGAGATCCCTGCTGTCCACATCTGATGGCTGAAggccaaacaacaaaaaatgtctttctttagtTTGGATTTTGCAGTTGCGGCTGCCGTAATTCAGCTTTTATTAATTTGACAAAGTCGTCCGTCAGTTCAAAATGAATATCCGATGTTGGAACCAAGTTGTCTGTGATGCTGGCATGAGGCTCCCTCACATGGCGATGCCTCCTTGCTGGGCTAGAGGTTTATTTATCTGACTCAAGACTCCCACCATCTGTTAGAGGGACCTCGCACCCTCAGTTCCATATGATCCTTCAATTAGCAGTTCAGTGCCTCATTACTGAGGACAAAGGCAGCCCAGACTCTGTGCGGGTGCTGAGACACTTTTGTCATCTAACCTCCATCAAACacaccttttgttttgtttgtaatgaggCAACAACAATAAgtgcaacattgttttttatgctCTTCATCAAGTGCATTTGCAAGTTCAGCACTTAGGAGTTTGACCTGTGTCTTTTCCTAATTGTAACGTATTATTTCAAATTAGGGTAATGGCCTGGTTGAGCTAAAAGCTGCACTTTATTAATAATAtctttatattaacaatgggTTAATTAACTGTGTGCAATGTGACACAGCTGCATACAACTACCATCTGACTCAGTTTTTCTCAGCTCTACTAAGCATTTAAGTGGCATTCAGCTCGTTGGTTTGCATCGATTAAAGATTTTCATGATAGCCACATCAACTTTGTAAGGTCATAATATATCAAAGTTGTGTTTTCagcttgtaaatgtaaatgtaaatgtgc
The Etheostoma cragini isolate CJK2018 chromosome 4, CSU_Ecrag_1.0, whole genome shotgun sequence genome window above contains:
- the pdzrn3b gene encoding E3 ubiquitin-protein ligase PDZRN3-B isoform X3, which produces MGCSLCTLQKPEEQYKLLYEVCQVNGKDLSKATHDQAVEAFRTAKEPIMVQVLRRAPRPKVVSPASDTQVSDISTQTDITLQHIMALTKLSPPSPPMTELEEYLLPEEHPPHAYFDPNDFLEVMQQDIEREELEYEEVDLYRANIQEKLGLTICYRTDDEDEAGIYISEIDPNSIAAKDGRIREGDKIIQINGVEIQNREDAVALLTSEGNQNISLLVARPEIQLDEGWMDDDRNDFLDDLHMDMLEQQHHQAMQFTASRLQQKKHEEDGGTTDTATLLSNHHEKDSGVGRTDESTRNDESSEQENLGDDHTTNTLGSCRKLTYSQDTLGSTDLPFSSESFISADYTDTDFLGIPVDECERFRELLELKCQMQSGGAQGLYYQGGGAGGQDQECVDKELELLNEELRTIELECLNIVRAHKMQQLREQCRESWMLHNSGFRNYNTSIDARRHELSDITELPEKSDKDSSSAYNTGESCRSTPLTLELSPDNSLRRGAENQGPAGASSSASSNGKTLKPLLSPVQEACGPSRSRGSSKDPDGALQAESKERKSGESSKSGRSFSQPHSPYKHAHIPAHAQHYQSYMQLIQQKSAVEYAQSQMSLVSMCRDAISPSYLEPKMEWKVKIRSDGTRYITKRPVRDKLLRERALRIHEERSGMTTDDDAISELKMGRYWSKEERKQHAVRAKEQRQRREFMKQSRADCLKEQPGPEDKKEPNIIELSHKKMMKKRSKKIFDNWMTIQELLTHGTKSPDGTRVYNSLLSVTTV